The sequence GCGTGCGCAGCACCACGTCCGTGCGCCCCGCGAGCGCGCCCTCCGCCACGGGCTTCAGCGGCTGGCGCGCGGGGTGCAAGACAGCGCGCGCGGTGCGGACGTTGCGGTACGCGATGACGGCCACCACCGCGAGCACGCCCACGAGGGCGAGCGCGATGAGGCGGGCGGGACGGGGGGGGATGGGTTTCTTCACGAGGATGGATTGTGAGCCTATATCCGGAGTCCGATTGCTGGCAGGAGGCCCCCGGGCTCGTTGAGCCCCCAAGCAGTGAGGCCCGAGCCCTGCCTCGCCTGGCGCACGTGGGGGTGCCCGGGCCGGAGGTTCTGAGATGACACCCGATGTCTCGGTGGTGGTGCCCACCTTCCGCCGTCCCGCGCTCGTGGTGGAGGCGGTGAAGAGCGCGCTGACCCAGGCGGACGACGGCGTGCGCGTGGAGGTGCGGGTGCTGGACGACAGCCCGGAGGGCTCCGCGCGCGAGCCCGTCCTGGCGCTGGGGGATGCGCGCGTCTCCTACGTGAAGCGCGACGTGCCCACCGGCGGCAACCCCGCCACGGTGCGCAACGAGGGCTGGCCCCTCGCCACGGGCCGCTACCTGCACTTCCTGGACGACGACGACCGCGTGGCGCCGGGGGCCTACCGGGCGCTCATGGAGGCGCTCGACACGCACCCGGACCGGGGCGTGGCCTTCGGCCGCGTGGCGCCGTTCGGAGATGACGCCGAGGTGCTGGCCCAGCAGACGGCCTACTTCGAGAACGCGGCGCGCCGGGCGCGCGTGGCACAGCGGCTGGGGTCTCGGCGCTGGATGGTGGCGAACATGCTGTTCCGCCCCACGGTGCTGGTGAACTCCGCGTGCCTCATCCGCCGGGAGCTGCTGCCCCGGGTGGGCGGCTACGACACGCGGCTGCCGCTGGTGGAGGACGTGGACTTCTACCTGCGCGCCATCCGCCGCGCGGGCGCGGTGTTCCTGGACCGCGTGGTGCTGGAGTACCGCACCGGCGCGCCGTCGCTGATGCACGACGAGCGCGACGCCAGCAAGGCCGTGAGCGCGTACCGGCTCATCCACGAGCGCTACCGGCGGGAGTGGGGCGCGGTGGAGCACACCGCGCTCCGGCTGGCCACCCGCACCGTCCTGCGGTGGCTCTGATGCGCCTCACCGTCGAACAGGTGGACACGGTGGAGGGGCTGCACGCGCTGGGCCCGGAGTGGCGCGCGCTGGCGGCCCGCGTGGGGCAGGGGCTGCCCTTCGCCACCTGGGAGTGGAACGTCACCTGGTGGCGCCACTTCCAGGAGCAGCGCCACAGCGTGCGCGACCACCTCTGCGTGCTCGCGATGCGGAGCGCGGACGGAAGCCTGCGCGCCGTGGCGCCGCTGATGCGCACGGAGCGCCCGGGCTCCGGCCCCGTGCGCGTGCGCGTGCTCCAGTTCCTGGGCGCGGACCCCAACGTCACGGAGCTGCGCGGGCTCATCTGCGCGCCGGAGCTGGAGGCCCCCTCCTTCGCCGCCCTCACGCGCCACCTGCGCGCGCACGCGTCCGAGTGGGATTGGATCCTCTGGAGCGGGCTGGACCTGCAGGGTCCCGCGGCGGGGGAGCTGTCCCGGATGTCGCCACTCACGCCGCTGAACGAAGTGCCCGCGTACGTGCTGGAGCTCGCGCCCACGTGGGAGGCGTTCAAGGCGGGCCGCTCGCGCAACATCAAGGAGTCGCTGCGCAAGTGCTACAACTCGCTCAAGCGCGACGGGCTCTCCTTCACCTTCCAGGTCGCGCGCACGCCGGAGGAGGTCGCCCCGGCGCTCACCGCGTTCTTCCAACTGCACCAGGCCCGCGCGCAGGCGCACGACGCGGGCGTGCGTCACCGGGACGTGTTTGATTCGCCGCAGGCCCGGGACTTCCTCGCGGCCCTGTGCCAGGAGCTTGCCCGGCAGGACGCCGTCCGGGTGTTTCAGCTGTGTATCGGCGGGGCGGTGGTCGCCGCCCGCGTGGGCTTCGTGCTGGGTGACACGCTGTATCTGTACTACTCGGGTTATCTGCCCCGCTGGGGCGACTACAGCGTG is a genomic window of Corallococcus macrosporus containing:
- a CDS encoding glycosyltransferase family 2 protein — its product is MTPDVSVVVPTFRRPALVVEAVKSALTQADDGVRVEVRVLDDSPEGSAREPVLALGDARVSYVKRDVPTGGNPATVRNEGWPLATGRYLHFLDDDDRVAPGAYRALMEALDTHPDRGVAFGRVAPFGDDAEVLAQQTAYFENAARRARVAQRLGSRRWMVANMLFRPTVLVNSACLIRRELLPRVGGYDTRLPLVEDVDFYLRAIRRAGAVFLDRVVLEYRTGAPSLMHDERDASKAVSAYRLIHERYRREWGAVEHTALRLATRTVLRWL
- a CDS encoding GNAT family N-acetyltransferase, with the translated sequence MRLTVEQVDTVEGLHALGPEWRALAARVGQGLPFATWEWNVTWWRHFQEQRHSVRDHLCVLAMRSADGSLRAVAPLMRTERPGSGPVRVRVLQFLGADPNVTELRGLICAPELEAPSFAALTRHLRAHASEWDWILWSGLDLQGPAAGELSRMSPLTPLNEVPAYVLELAPTWEAFKAGRSRNIKESLRKCYNSLKRDGLSFTFQVARTPEEVAPALTAFFQLHQARAQAHDAGVRHRDVFDSPQARDFLAALCQELARQDAVRVFQLCIGGAVVAARVGFVLGDTLYLYYSGYLPRWGDYSVMTTTVAEALQYGIAQGLKVAHLSSGRDVSKLRWGPKEIHRYDAVQLSPEWRGRVAFATYRKVRALLSNEQLQGWARRTLARRAGG